Genomic DNA from Chanos chanos chromosome 6, fChaCha1.1, whole genome shotgun sequence:
ACATGGATAATTCCTGACTGCAATTTAGTCTGCCAACACCGCCTCTGCCTCTGATTCTTCCAAAACCAGGCAAAATCACTCACGCACAGCCACATACCCAGACAGGCACAAATATGTAGTAGACTAAATCGTGAAATGCTGATCCATTCAAGAGCGTTTGGtttgtctgcaaaaaaaaaaaaaaaaaaaatgaggctCATATATTAGAgaaatctctttttctcagttacCATCACTATTGACTGTTGtccctcttgtttttgtttttgttttgttttttgtttaactgtGCACTTTTGATACATTTCTCAATATTGCGTATTGTATAATGTGCATTTCAGTAGACTTACCACAAggtgtttatatgttttttgttaaatgttatatttaatgGAAATATTAATATAATGTTGTTCCTTCGTGGCATTTTGTGTATTAACTGCCATGTTGTAAACATAACCCAGGGAGAGCAAATGCATCAAATATATGTTTCTTATCAAGAGCAGTTcacataaaacactgtttttgctcctctgtgttttcaggcTTACGTGAATTATTGCAATGACTTACTCCAGTAGTTCTGGAGTCAATATTCTAAAGTGGGTCACAGAAGAACTGAATTCACcacaagcaaaacaaattaattcCAAATTGGAATGACTCTTGTCTCCTTGTTATCTTGCCAAAAATTGGCACTAGGTCAGGATTTTAAAAGATACAAGAACAAAAAGTGTTCTAGGTTGTCATTGACccagtgtgtttcagttttgtagTCTGAGCTTTGACCAGTAGtgcctttactctctctctctctctctctctctctctctctctttcattttctgttctttttaaacACTATGTCACAGGAGTAATGGAGAGTGGTTACCCATTTTGTGAATAATTCTTGATGTTAGTCATACAACCTTATGAGTTTGCCAGCATGCACAACCACTAATTCAGGGTTTAATGATAATTTTACTTTGCTTCATACGGCAAGTCAGTGGGAGTCACTTTAAACACACTGCAACGGATTAATTTACAAATTAATGCACGTTTTACAGATATTAGTGCTTATCAAGACAGACTGTCCTTTATGCATTTCTTGCTAACACACGTTTCTCTTTCAGCAAACAGAAAATCATTTCTTCTGCAGTAAACAGCTGCTGTGTCCTTTCAGTATAGCAGTTTGGTGAGGCTATAAAAATGTATCACTCCTTtggcaaggttttttttccccctccttcatgaaataaataaaagggagGTGCAATTTAACTGCTGTACCTAGTGTATATCATTATATCTTCTGTTTGCTTGAGacagcttttctcttttatcagtTGATGCAAAAGTGGTATTgatattgttatttttaaatttttcaagTTCAgctggaaataaataaataaataaataaatttcatCTATAATTCTATAATTTCACCTGTCAcatcatatttatttgttattatgCCATGCAGTTCAGTATTAATTATGTTCGTAATGATGAATATTACATATTTGCCTTTTCTAAGTAGTACTTGAAATCGAGGTGGTACCTTTTATGTGAGAACTGCAGGTCTCGCATCGTTTGGCTTTCTCATTCATGATCAGGTCTATAGCTTTCCTGGCTACACTGTTGTATTTTTGAAAAGTAAAACTGGCTGCGGACTCTGCTGTTGTTCCATAATGACCGAAATAGGGTATCATATGTAACCTAACCTGATATTTGTGCTAAGGTTTGCTTCTGGCCAAATAAACGGGACAAAAATCTTTGTGCTCTTGTGGATTTCTTTGATGGTATGATGCATTGTTTTGTTCGTTCTTtcctatatctatatattttgcGTTCTCCTTACAAATGTTACAAATGTTATGATAATAGAATAGGCTGTGAAGAAATTAAACATTACGTTTCAGTTTGAGTCCAACATTCTCCCCTGCAATCGTGCAGCGGTTGTATGGAAAACGGTGTTATGAAACAGCAACATGCCAAAGAGGATCTTCCGGTGAAACGTCTTAGTCTCCTCCCTTCCTATAATATCATGGGAGTGCCTGAAAACTAAACAAAGGGCAGGACAAGGGATTCAGTGCAGTGATGGGAGGTTTGTGACTAAAACATCGTTCCGTAACAGTTTTTCAGCAGTTGCTTGGTTTGTCTTTTGGGCTTTGTGCCCGATAATATTATTTTCTACAATATTTCCACTTTGGAGTACAACGAATCTACTGAGCATGAGTGCCTAAATTTCCAATGTCTCGATGATTAGCTGGCAAGGGCAGCGTCATTTTGGTCAGTTCGTACTGCGACTGAGTGCGCCGGCGCGAAAAATACAATTCTCTAGCTTTGACAACCGTAttagaaaagttaaaaaaaaataaaagctctTCCTTTTTGGATGTACTTTGCGTGGTCCAGTGCAGCATTTGAGTATTTGTCATCTATTAATGTCTAGTTAGAAGCATCGgcctttgtctctttgtttatgTCAGTTCGAATATGTTTCTGACGCTGGGAATTCTTTAGAAAGTGTCACCGCCTACAAATTCAGTGTTTGCACTTCAAGACATGACGACATCTAATCTTGTATCAGTTTTGGCCAAGAATATATAACAAACACTTACATATATGACTGGCTATAGCGTTTCTACGTTAAAATGTAAGGCGTTCAGGTTTTCGCGTTTTTTCAACGATGCTTGGGAGTGTAGTGTGTTTGAACCATGAACACAAGTGAATTTCAGAATGAGTGTCTTATTTGTCAATAACTAATAATATTCCTTTCCAAGCCACAGTGTATGTAGATCTTTCAAAATGACATCTTAGGTAGTGGCAATGAGCTCCAACCAGTGGCCAAAAGCAGTGCTGCCTTTGAAACGAAGAGTGCTTTAACCTCATATTAAGAAAGCATGCACACCTCTTTTAAGTCGCGAGAAAATAGCTGTGatcattgtttattattaccCTTTTTCATCTTATTATGTATGCGCTCAAACGAGAAGTGTCCCCCTCTGAATCACAGAAACCTTCCATGAGCAGCTTAAGATGGATAGTCGGTTCCTCAGGACCGACCACCGTCTGGACACTGAACTCGTAGATAAACTCATCCTGCAACTCAACCGAATATATCCCCAGATTCTAACCGACAAAGAAGCTACCAAGGTttgtcatcatttaaaaaaaaaaattcaaacatatttaaacatgGAAGAAGGAGTTTCTGCTGAAAGGCAGTGCTGTTAGTTGGTCATCAACTGGGTGTAGATGTGCCCTGACACTCTGACATGTGAGTCCTTATCCCAGTGTCCAATAGTGAATATATCATATTTCAGTTCAGAGACCTGGATGTGCCAACTTGTATCAGATTGGCAGAGCTGCTGGCCTACCTGcaggagaaaggggaggaggCATGTCGGGAGTTTTACCGAGCGCTCCATCTGCATGTGGAAGATGTGTACTTCAGTTTGCCCACTCGACTACGTCGTAGAGGTTAGTCTCAGAGTATACCCCTGTGAACCACTGTGCGTTCAGAAAAGACACCAAATTTATCACAAAGTCTTTGTTAACCTATAAATATCACATCTTTCAAGGACTAAAAATATTCAGCCTATTCATTCTTGCTGAGttcattttagttcatttttagATTTTGGAATGTATGAGGCTTCGGTGGTGTATTTTATTAATGGCACTTTTATCTTGAACCCTCCAGAATCCACAGATCCAGTGCTTAGTCCAGGCTTCAGGCCCACTGAGAGATTCATACTGAATGACAGAGGTAAatatctccctctttctctctccataaaTACATACAGCCATTTTACTTTCACTCCTAATATTTCTCCATTTCCAACAGGCCCCCTGTTCTTCTTAAGTTGCTTTAGTGTTGCTTTGGGAGTTGCTCTACTTTATTACTATGGTGGTAAGTACACTGTGCTTCATCTGTAGCGTCTTGTCATACACAGAAAGACATACAAACTCCCACCACCTTCAGGGGAGTCATTTTAACTT
This window encodes:
- the card19 gene encoding caspase recruitment domain-containing protein 19, producing the protein MGETFHEQLKMDSRFLRTDHRLDTELVDKLILQLNRIYPQILTDKEATKFRDLDVPTCIRLAELLAYLQEKGEEACREFYRALHLHVEDVYFSLPTRLRRRGPLFFLSCFSVALGVALLYYYGESKVATGSSRALGLAALGLGRRVREVLIWYTEDSISK